The following proteins come from a genomic window of Salvia hispanica cultivar TCC Black 2014 chromosome 4, UniMelb_Shisp_WGS_1.0, whole genome shotgun sequence:
- the LOC125219854 gene encoding 6,7,8-trihydroxycoumarin synthase-like → MRIVVAIIISSILVAVIHKMSMMKKKKKKGPRGVPVLGNLLQFDKSQPLVYLQELHDKYGGVAYLRHGSTPVMVVSSARLAKQVLKSHDNRPAVLGQQKLSYDGADIAFSPYDAHWKEMRRLCAVHLFSPKQLVSFRPIREAQVGRMMSKLRSHAVNQQAANLSDMAMSLASNIICGVAFGKTYEDEEYEKKKLDKLVLEAQALMVSFYFSDQLKVFRWLDRLSGLLNRVDKNFKDLDSFYQNLIDDHLTPCNHKNTPTNSDIIDLMIQLKREKPDEITWEHVKGLLMNLFVAGTDTVAAAVVWTMTGLMLRPDVMRKTQEHVREAVGLKKEGAMIEEEELTKLTYLKAVVMEGLRLYPPAPLLYRAEQQGVEEIEGWEVEKGTKIIINGWAVGRDPEVWKHPEEFVPERFLNGSGSDREWEFKMLPFGGGRRGCPGMGMGMLSIHLALANLLYSFDWVLPSSAPPIDTHALPGLTMHKKNPLLLIPIPYPSST, encoded by the exons ATGAGGATAGTTGTAGCcataattattagtagtatctTGGTGGCAGTAATACATAAGATGAgtatgatgaagaagaagaagaagaaagggcCTAGAGGAGTCCCGGTGTTAGGAAACTTGCTCCAATTCGACAAATCTCAACCGTTGGTTTACCTCCAAGAGCTACATGACAAGTACGGTGGGGTGGCGTACCTGAGGCACGGGTCGACCCCGGTGATGGTGGTTTCGTCGGCAAGATTGGCAAAACAGGTTCTGAAAAGCCACGACAACCGGCCGGCCGTCCTGGGGCAGCAGAAGCTGTCATACGATGGAGCGGACATAGCCTTCTCCCCGTACGACGCTCACTGGAAGGAGATGCGGCGGCTGTGCGCCGTCCATCTCTTCTCCCCGAAGCAGCTGGTGTCGTTCCGGCCCATCCGCGAGGCCCAGGTGGGGCGCATGATGTCCAAACTGCGCTCACATGCTGTTAACCAGCAAGCAGCCAATCTGAGCGACATGGCCATGTCCTTGGCCAGCAACATCATCTGCGGTGTGGCGTTCGGAAAAACATACGAGGACGAGGAATACGAGAAGAAGAAGCTAGATAAGCTGGTGCTTGAAGCGCAGGCTTTGATGGTGTCGTTTTACTTCTCGGATCAGCTCAAAGTGTTTAGGTGGTTGGATAGGTTGTCTGGTTTGTTAAACCGAGTGGATAAGAATTTCAAAGACCTTGATTCCTTTTACCAGAACCTCATCGACGACCACCTCACCCCTTGTAACCataaaaatactcctactaattCTGACATTATCGATCTCATGATCCAGCTGAAGCGGGAGAAGCCAGACGAGATCACGTGGGAGCACGTGAAGGGGCTGCTCATGAACCTGTTTGTGGCGGGGACGGACACGGTGGCGGCTGCGGTAGTGTGGACTATGACGGGGTTGATGCTCAGGCCAGACGTCATGAGGAAGACACAAGAGCATGTCCGGGAAGCG GTAGGGTTGAAAAAAGAAGGAGCGATGATCGAGGAAGAGGAGTTGACGAAGCTGACGTATCTCAAGGCAGTGGTGATGGAGGGCCTGAGGCTGTACCCACCAGCGCCGCTGCTGTACAGGGCGGAGCAGCAAGGGGTGGAGGAGATAGAGGGGTGGGAAGTGGAGAAGgggacaaaaataattataaatggGTGGGCTGTTGGGAGAGATCCAGAGGTTTGGAAGCATCCGGAGGAATTCGTGCCAGAGAGATTCTTGAATGGGAGTGGGAGTGATCGGGAGTGGGAGTTCAAGATGTTGCCGTTTGGGGGTGGGAGGAGGGGCTGCCCTGGGATggggatggggatgctctccATACACCTCGCTTTGGCCAATCTTTTATACTCCTTTGATTGGGTGCTGCCCTCCTCTGCTCCTCCCATTGACACTCATGCCTTGCCGGGACTCACCATGCATAAGAAAAATCCACTTCTTTTGATCCCTATACCTTATCCTTCTTCCACTTAG